A window from Leptospira meyeri encodes these proteins:
- a CDS encoding DUF4846 domain-containing protein: protein MKTYISFFIKNQIPNRRFSVWVVFIIIFVVVPNLFADSIQERFPAPKEFQRVNYPKDSFAHFLQSYPLKPKGSPVHLFDGRTKTNEVHVAVLDFPLLKVDLIQCADAVMKLRAEYFYAFKQYEKIHFKISNGMNVDFLKFAKGERVQVNGNKTQWKKGKFKRGTGRDVFEEYLRFIYTYAGTISLKSELKKKQIADLKPGDVWIEAGSPGHVILIVDQVTGKGGQTLFLLAQSYMPSQEMHILKSEGKFSPWFEIPQNQTFPTPEWEFPTKEIYGFVK from the coding sequence ATGAAAACATACATTTCTTTTTTTATCAAAAATCAAATTCCAAATCGTAGATTTTCGGTTTGGGTTGTTTTTATCATTATCTTTGTTGTGGTCCCAAATTTATTTGCTGATTCCATTCAAGAACGTTTTCCGGCTCCAAAGGAATTCCAAAGAGTCAATTATCCTAAAGATAGTTTTGCACATTTTTTACAAAGTTATCCTTTAAAACCGAAAGGAAGTCCAGTTCATCTCTTTGATGGAAGAACTAAGACTAACGAGGTCCATGTTGCAGTTTTAGATTTTCCACTTCTCAAAGTCGACTTAATCCAATGTGCAGATGCAGTGATGAAATTACGAGCCGAGTATTTTTATGCCTTCAAACAGTATGAAAAAATCCATTTTAAAATCAGCAATGGGATGAATGTTGATTTTTTAAAATTTGCCAAAGGAGAAAGAGTGCAAGTCAATGGGAACAAAACCCAATGGAAAAAAGGAAAATTCAAAAGAGGCACAGGTCGTGATGTTTTTGAAGAGTATTTACGATTTATTTATACTTATGCCGGAACCATTTCCTTAAAATCAGAATTAAAGAAAAAACAAATTGCTGATTTAAAACCAGGAGACGTTTGGATTGAAGCCGGTTCCCCTGGTCATGTGATTTTAATCGTTGACCAAGTAACAGGAAAAGGTGGACAAACTTTATTTCTTCTGGCACAAAGTTATATGCCTTCCCAAGAGATGCATATTCTAAAGTCAGAAGGTAAATTTTCACCTTGGTTTGAAATTCCTCAAAACCAAACCTTCCCTACTCCAGAATGGGAATTCCCAACAAAAGAAATTTATGGATTTGTAAAATGA
- a CDS encoding zinc-dependent alcohol dehydrogenase, producing MRRLMFRKKGILEWEETQPPVITSENQVILEPIAIARCDLDLPILRGETLFRAPFPVGHEFIGKIKSVSEDLTNLYSEGMIVASTFQISCGTCPACLIHHSNSCESVPYTSGYGMPPGAHSFGGAIADEIKIPFAKQMLLEIDKKINPVGIASLSDNIAEVWKLAGRFLNQKKNPKVLVVGGHAGSIGLYTALFLHQTKKAEVIYVDTNPTRVQLAESLGIPVEHFVQFPKPTKKYDLVCDASANKLGWDFAVRSLGRNAIFSSASIFWTNQWEIPYLEMYNQGVEIHLGRVESKDSMEALYPFILSGEFTPEKIVTNQVSFHDAKDAWLEESIKLVITK from the coding sequence ATGCGTCGATTGATGTTTCGTAAAAAAGGTATCTTAGAATGGGAAGAGACCCAACCACCCGTAATCACAAGTGAAAACCAAGTCATTTTGGAACCCATTGCCATTGCCCGTTGTGATTTGGATTTACCCATCCTTCGGGGAGAAACTTTATTTCGTGCACCGTTTCCTGTGGGACATGAGTTTATTGGCAAAATCAAATCGGTCTCAGAAGACCTAACCAATTTATATTCAGAGGGTATGATTGTAGCAAGTACCTTTCAAATTTCTTGTGGAACCTGCCCCGCTTGTCTGATTCATCATTCCAATTCCTGCGAATCTGTACCTTACACTTCTGGGTATGGAATGCCACCGGGTGCTCATTCCTTTGGTGGAGCCATTGCAGATGAAATCAAAATTCCTTTCGCCAAACAAATGCTACTTGAGATTGATAAAAAAATCAATCCCGTAGGAATTGCAAGCCTTAGTGATAATATTGCCGAAGTTTGGAAACTTGCAGGAAGGTTTTTAAACCAAAAAAAAAATCCAAAAGTTTTGGTAGTAGGAGGTCACGCAGGAAGTATTGGACTTTACACAGCCTTATTTCTCCACCAAACAAAGAAAGCTGAAGTGATCTATGTTGATACAAATCCAACACGAGTTCAATTAGCGGAATCTTTAGGAATTCCTGTAGAACATTTTGTCCAATTTCCAAAACCAACTAAAAAGTATGATTTGGTCTGTGACGCATCAGCAAATAAACTTGGTTGGGATTTTGCCGTTCGTTCCCTAGGACGAAATGCCATCTTTAGCTCTGCTTCTATCTTTTGGACCAACCAATGGGAAATTCCTTATTTAGAAATGTACAACCAAGGTGTAGAAATTCATTTGGGAAGAGTCGAATCTAAAGATTCCATGGAGGCGTTGTATCCGTTCATACTTTCTGGTGAATTTACTCCAGAAAAAATTGTTACAAACCAAGTTTCCTTTCATGATGCCAAGGATGCTTGGTTAGAAGAGTCTATCAAACTTGTGATTACAAAATGA
- a CDS encoding ankyrin repeat domain-containing protein, producing the protein MKTILSCSNCFSGHSVSTSKLEGKKGKYRCKKCSAWNHFDYRKDVPLQSSDSLVLYDLNFKDFIPDHKLQGQIFGRYTTDFISDWSNEELVFLKDEDGNENDLRISISGLPEIIRLKNFIFDITTDSPSKALNVIINQNVNVSPVRLSITVDILNDHSVSGKLYLAIADEWNTLLHGSFTATHIYKIQFDEHGDSDKKLPDFISNELATKIYALSGNILLLQESFFLLEQQDKDELLTLVMYHWPESQSTISEVHFKEGNLQVVFQLTQKKLNETLIFLLSNQVVPTPKHWRLIHDVVCHSEGEPLFIPLLKHKFPDGYEINLGSSLESKNDDKTLDWLDSDDIYLLDSFVRTVGSLDYVINDPIRNPLGFSLLQESFVRAKYKSCMRLLERGADPNQLDANGETAIFKLCQDSTLRLQEKTALMDELIRRGAKVNLQSVNGMTPLHWCSVFGEPSLAKRLINAGIDIHTADNSGSTALHEACKFGNSAVLALLLESGAKSNAKTLDEKTGRDLAFENLEIAELEGDEEKKNRCQRVLSLLDVYGG; encoded by the coding sequence ATGAAAACGATTTTATCCTGTTCTAATTGTTTTAGCGGTCATTCTGTTTCAACTTCCAAATTGGAAGGTAAAAAAGGAAAATATCGCTGTAAAAAATGTTCTGCCTGGAATCATTTTGATTACCGCAAGGACGTTCCTTTGCAATCTTCCGACTCACTCGTGTTATATGATTTGAATTTTAAGGATTTTATCCCGGATCATAAACTCCAAGGCCAAATTTTTGGTAGATACACCACTGATTTTATTTCGGACTGGTCAAACGAAGAACTTGTTTTTCTAAAAGATGAGGATGGAAATGAAAACGATTTGCGTATTTCTATTTCGGGATTACCTGAAATCATCCGATTAAAGAATTTTATTTTCGATATAACAACAGATTCTCCATCTAAAGCATTAAACGTAATTATCAATCAGAATGTTAATGTTTCACCAGTAAGACTTTCAATCACAGTGGATATTTTAAATGACCATTCTGTCTCTGGAAAATTGTATTTAGCCATTGCAGATGAGTGGAATACCTTGTTACATGGAAGTTTTACCGCAACTCATATCTACAAAATTCAATTTGATGAACACGGAGATTCGGATAAAAAACTCCCAGATTTTATTTCTAATGAACTTGCTACAAAAATCTATGCATTGTCAGGCAATATTTTGTTACTTCAAGAATCTTTTTTTCTTTTGGAACAACAAGATAAGGATGAACTTTTAACTTTGGTTATGTACCATTGGCCAGAAAGCCAATCTACAATTTCGGAAGTTCATTTTAAAGAAGGGAACTTACAGGTTGTATTTCAGCTAACACAGAAAAAACTAAATGAAACATTGATTTTTCTTCTTTCCAACCAAGTTGTACCAACGCCAAAACATTGGCGGCTCATTCATGATGTTGTCTGTCATTCTGAAGGAGAACCATTATTTATACCGCTTCTCAAACATAAGTTTCCGGACGGTTATGAAATTAATTTGGGTTCTAGTTTAGAATCAAAAAATGATGATAAAACTTTGGATTGGTTAGATTCAGATGATATTTATCTTTTGGATTCATTTGTTCGGACAGTAGGTTCTCTTGACTATGTCATAAATGATCCGATTCGAAATCCTTTGGGTTTTTCTCTTTTACAAGAGTCTTTTGTCCGAGCTAAATACAAATCCTGTATGCGACTTTTGGAGAGAGGTGCAGACCCAAATCAATTGGATGCCAATGGAGAAACTGCAATTTTTAAATTGTGCCAAGATAGTACACTCCGATTGCAAGAAAAAACTGCTCTAATGGATGAACTGATTCGAAGGGGAGCAAAAGTAAATCTTCAATCTGTCAATGGGATGACTCCTTTGCATTGGTGTTCTGTTTTTGGAGAACCAAGTTTGGCTAAAAGATTAATCAATGCCGGTATAGATATTCATACTGCAGATAACAGCGGTAGTACGGCCCTTCACGAAGCTTGCAAATTTGGGAATTCTGCTGTTCTTGCATTGTTATTGGAATCTGGAGCCAAATCCAATGCAAAAACTTTGGATGAAAAAACAGGAAGGGATCTTGCTTTTGAAAATTTGGAAATTGCTGAATTGGAAGGTGATGAAGAGAAAAAGAACAGATGCCAAAGAGTTCTTTCTCTCTTAGATGTTTACGGTGGTTAG
- a CDS encoding ABA4-like family protein: protein MNPSIIFKIANGITLLSWLVLILSPNQTKVIRPLRVFVSGLVLGGVYIFSILIGSGEAEGNFSNLESVRSLFANDYFLLAGWIHYLAFDLFLGTWEVEDGLQVGINRWILVPILALTFYFGPAGFVSYLILRAVNSLFIRNKKTT, encoded by the coding sequence ATGAACCCTTCCATCATTTTTAAAATTGCAAATGGAATCACACTTCTTTCATGGCTTGTATTAATCCTTTCACCAAATCAAACAAAGGTGATTCGCCCTTTACGAGTTTTTGTTTCTGGACTTGTTTTGGGTGGGGTTTATATATTTTCAATCCTAATTGGTAGTGGAGAAGCGGAAGGGAATTTTTCTAATTTGGAATCGGTCCGATCCTTATTTGCCAATGACTACTTTTTACTGGCAGGTTGGATCCACTACCTTGCCTTTGATCTGTTTTTAGGAACCTGGGAAGTGGAGGACGGATTACAAGTTGGAATCAACCGATGGATTCTTGTTCCCATTTTGGCTCTAACTTTTTACTTCGGGCCGGCTGGATTTGTTTCGTATTTGATTCTACGCGCAGTCAATAGTTTGTTCATTAGAAACAAAAAGACAACCTAA
- a CDS encoding TetR/AcrR family transcriptional regulator, giving the protein MKRAKKKQILQKQNPSSSAKSSGYHHGNLREMVLEHSKKVLENTGVSSLSLRDIANDLGVSHTAPYRHFPKKMDLLQALVTEGFRELTEAMERAWNHSEDPLEKVKMAGVEYISLLLKNPRRTELMFGGEIYVSGDPLSDDLREYGKLAYLGMFKIVEYGQKSLKLKNSVPTDTLMMSFWSGVHGFAVLNERKWKQIKSKEEEESFRKEVNQILEIMIEGTRL; this is encoded by the coding sequence ATGAAACGTGCCAAAAAAAAACAAATCCTCCAGAAGCAAAATCCCTCCAGTTCCGCCAAATCGAGTGGGTACCACCATGGAAATCTCAGAGAAATGGTATTGGAACATTCCAAAAAGGTATTAGAGAACACTGGAGTCTCTTCTTTGAGTTTGAGAGATATTGCGAATGATCTAGGAGTCAGTCATACAGCCCCCTACCGCCATTTTCCCAAAAAAATGGATCTCCTTCAGGCACTTGTCACAGAAGGTTTTCGGGAATTAACCGAAGCAATGGAAAGAGCTTGGAACCATTCAGAAGATCCGTTGGAAAAAGTCAAAATGGCCGGAGTGGAATATATTTCTCTTCTGCTTAAAAATCCAAGAAGGACAGAACTTATGTTTGGTGGTGAGATTTATGTTTCAGGAGATCCCCTTTCGGATGATTTGAGAGAATATGGGAAACTTGCTTATTTGGGAATGTTCAAAATTGTGGAGTATGGCCAAAAGTCTTTGAAATTAAAAAATTCTGTACCTACGGATACTTTGATGATGAGTTTTTGGAGTGGGGTTCATGGATTTGCCGTGTTGAATGAACGTAAGTGGAAACAAATCAAATCCAAAGAGGAAGAGGAATCTTTTCGCAAAGAAGTGAATCAAATTTTAGAGATTATGATTGAGGGAACCCGTCTGTAA
- a CDS encoding DUF6272 family protein — MRKYGNFKFANQINSQEHNSKFQIHLKPLDLMRYWRRIGILSDFIGYFYGFSFLPNVPSESIDMKNSEVVNSISTVFNELLENAAKYSYDKKADIEISLFHRGKTFEMYVRNKTNESNVLAYEASLEEIFSAKDLERLYIEKLETNEKDRQRSGIGLILVLKDYPVEMEVSFESEGKEAIITSRVIYFTDGFPQS, encoded by the coding sequence ATGCGAAAATACGGCAATTTTAAGTTTGCAAATCAAATCAACAGCCAAGAGCACAATTCCAAATTTCAAATCCATTTAAAACCTTTGGATTTAATGCGCTATTGGCGACGTATTGGAATCCTTTCTGATTTTATTGGATATTTTTACGGATTCTCCTTTTTACCCAATGTTCCTAGCGAATCCATAGATATGAAAAATTCAGAGGTCGTTAATTCTATCTCTACAGTATTCAATGAACTATTAGAAAATGCTGCAAAATATTCTTACGACAAAAAAGCCGATATTGAAATTTCCCTTTTCCATAGAGGTAAAACTTTTGAAATGTATGTTCGTAACAAAACCAACGAATCAAATGTTTTAGCTTATGAAGCAAGTTTAGAAGAAATTTTTTCTGCAAAAGACTTAGAACGTTTGTATATTGAAAAATTAGAAACAAATGAAAAAGATCGCCAACGTTCTGGTATTGGTCTAATTTTGGTCTTAAAAGATTATCCAGTTGAGATGGAAGTTAGTTTCGAATCAGAAGGTAAAGAAGCAATCATCACAAGTCGGGTCATCTACTTTACAGACGGGTTCCCTCAATCATAA
- a CDS encoding PP2C family protein-serine/threonine phosphatase, translated as MQQSPSNENRFVLSNFYKKQLNEIAYQGEFRAEIFATKFRFFFLGMIFIFSTLGLISGRPVVEFYYQISSILILLCYNFIVLYSLNKSGKYLNIFKFLSSFLEISLLTFVIGYTAQAQKNPSLVYAAPMVYVFFILIALASIRNNTKAIISAVIVLIVEYAFLTIYFYPDMSDLNSKLIELSSYLKPNFLEENSTFFLVSGVPMGIFLILLYMIVTGGLILYAIQNTSRTTHEQADLIFNAERQAILEENMHLGMELEVARQIQAMVLPRNEELKEIQELEISARMDAAKEVGGDYYDVVHHEDGTVYIGIGDVTGHGLASGVVMLMTQSAFITTLRSKIISLRESLRSINSILFSNIHVRMKDVRNLTLSLFSYKNGVFTTAGQHETILVYRYASKKTEIIDTADNGMLVGLTESIDEFVHEKQIPLHPKDIILLYTDGATEAENPQREQFGSNRLIQSLEKHAELGTTDGILDAIFNDIYVFIDGMDVYDDITIMVMRKRG; from the coding sequence ATGCAGCAATCTCCTTCCAACGAAAATCGATTCGTCCTTTCTAACTTTTACAAAAAACAACTAAATGAGATTGCTTACCAAGGCGAATTTCGCGCAGAAATTTTCGCAACGAAGTTCCGGTTCTTCTTCCTCGGAATGATCTTTATTTTTTCCACTTTAGGACTAATTTCTGGCCGCCCTGTCGTTGAATTCTATTACCAAATTTCCTCCATCTTAATTCTTCTTTGTTATAACTTTATTGTTCTTTATTCGTTAAATAAATCCGGTAAATATCTTAATATCTTCAAATTTTTATCTTCTTTTTTAGAAATATCCCTACTAACTTTCGTTATAGGTTATACCGCACAGGCCCAAAAGAACCCAAGCCTTGTTTATGCGGCCCCAATGGTCTATGTATTCTTTATTCTTATAGCTCTCGCTTCGATACGCAATAATACGAAGGCGATCATCTCAGCAGTGATTGTCCTGATTGTAGAGTATGCATTCTTAACCATTTACTTCTATCCAGATATGTCTGATTTGAATTCAAAACTCATCGAGTTGTCTTCTTATCTCAAACCAAACTTCTTGGAAGAGAATAGCACATTCTTTTTAGTCAGTGGCGTACCAATGGGAATCTTTCTCATCCTTCTTTATATGATCGTTACTGGTGGATTGATACTATATGCAATCCAAAATACTTCTCGTACTACTCATGAACAAGCAGACTTAATTTTTAATGCGGAAAGACAAGCCATCCTAGAAGAGAATATGCATCTAGGTATGGAATTGGAAGTAGCAAGGCAGATCCAAGCAATGGTACTCCCGCGCAATGAGGAATTAAAAGAGATTCAAGAATTAGAAATCTCTGCAAGAATGGATGCCGCAAAGGAAGTAGGGGGAGACTATTATGATGTAGTCCACCATGAAGATGGGACAGTGTATATCGGGATCGGAGATGTTACAGGCCATGGTCTTGCTTCTGGCGTTGTGATGCTCATGACTCAATCTGCATTCATTACCACGTTACGTTCTAAAATCATCTCTTTAAGAGAATCTCTTCGTTCAATTAATTCCATTTTGTTTTCTAATATCCATGTAAGGATGAAAGATGTTCGTAACCTAACACTCTCTCTCTTTTCTTATAAAAATGGAGTGTTTACAACGGCAGGACAACACGAAACCATTTTGGTCTATCGTTATGCTTCGAAAAAAACAGAAATCATCGATACTGCAGACAATGGTATGTTAGTTGGTCTTACAGAATCTATTGATGAATTTGTTCACGAAAAACAAATCCCACTCCACCCAAAAGATATCATTCTTTTGTATACTGACGGTGCAACAGAAGCAGAAAATCCCCAAAGGGAACAATTTGGCTCCAATCGATTGATCCAGTCTCTAGAAAAACATGCAGAACTTGGAACAACTGATGGAATTTTAGATGCTATATTTAATGACATTTATGTCTTCATTGATGGAATGGATGTTTACGATGACATTACCATCATGGTCATGCGTAAACGAGGATAA
- a CDS encoding slr1659 superfamily regulator, protein MEIKDLDYNIQYDEATKTVKFRGSIRLQNLPAYEPLKNFLRDAAKLCQGSLLTLDFRDLQFVNSSGITTLSMFIIDSRKSAACQIKIQGSLNVSWQSKSLSNFKKLWDQVVLEIS, encoded by the coding sequence ATGGAAATCAAAGACTTAGATTACAATATACAATACGACGAAGCCACTAAGACTGTCAAATTCAGAGGTTCCATCCGCTTGCAGAACTTACCGGCTTATGAGCCCTTAAAAAATTTTTTAAGAGACGCAGCCAAACTTTGCCAAGGATCATTGTTAACCTTAGACTTTCGAGATTTACAATTTGTTAATAGCTCGGGGATCACGACTTTATCCATGTTCATTATCGATTCAAGAAAAAGTGCAGCCTGCCAAATCAAAATCCAAGGTTCTCTTAACGTTTCTTGGCAGTCAAAATCGCTATCCAATTTCAAAAAACTTTGGGACCAAGTGGTTTTGGAAATTTCCTAA
- a CDS encoding slr1658 superfamily regulator, which translates to MNQKTPTIIGDYHTIPENLPADGQLRLIFQPIDMTTYWRRCGLTANFVAGFYSYCYEASETKANSLSTIINELLENASKFSKARDGEINVELKQYGNLLRIDVLNVASKTLRDSFELFVTKLLSENVEEMYFSTLETKEDGDTNSGLGLLMMLKDYSVRFGYSFTEIDADTHEIIVRAIINVEEI; encoded by the coding sequence TTGAATCAAAAGACACCCACCATTATCGGAGATTATCACACCATTCCAGAAAATTTGCCTGCCGATGGCCAACTTCGATTGATTTTCCAACCAATTGATATGACAACTTATTGGAGAAGGTGCGGACTCACCGCAAACTTTGTAGCAGGATTTTATTCCTATTGTTACGAAGCAAGTGAAACCAAGGCAAACTCTCTTTCTACGATCATAAACGAACTTTTGGAGAATGCCTCTAAATTCTCAAAAGCGAGGGATGGTGAAATCAATGTCGAATTGAAACAATATGGAAATCTTTTAAGGATTGATGTTTTAAATGTAGCGTCAAAAACCTTACGAGATAGTTTTGAGCTTTTTGTGACCAAACTCTTGTCAGAAAACGTGGAGGAGATGTATTTTTCTACACTCGAAACCAAAGAAGATGGTGATACCAATTCAGGCCTAGGACTTCTCATGATGTTAAAAGACTACAGCGTCCGATTTGGTTATAGTTTCACTGAGATCGATGCCGATACTCATGAAATCATAGTAAGAGCAATTATAAACGTAGAAGAGATATAA
- a CDS encoding LIC_13355 family lipoprotein produces MQKNLNTKTLCLMFFVIFVSISFCKPSPSATAEENLVALLPLLNAASSASSCPKSPLPSDIYLATTVVSASANVSGFSDSNKAINGVCGAGELVGSLDVYALDITGPGASIVLSWGGKTVKNVFGDDFIVYDNSFRISDETNTYAMDPSVIQVSIDGANYCGFNPSYSGANVNLMDSWTKFGGLRPVYFNMTTKPYSNEDLFINTGGLFLLGGGDGFDLDQLDPADPNDINCNAALVTNIQTNGFKFIKITSASYVDNPGNPGNKFPWPPGSYNGSDIDGVVARDIQ; encoded by the coding sequence ATGCAAAAAAATTTAAACACAAAAACGTTATGTCTAATGTTCTTTGTGATTTTTGTATCCATCTCCTTTTGCAAACCATCACCTTCGGCAACAGCGGAAGAGAACCTAGTAGCCTTATTGCCTTTGCTTAACGCAGCAAGCAGCGCGAGTTCTTGTCCAAAATCCCCTCTTCCCTCGGATATATATCTTGCTACAACGGTTGTCAGTGCAAGTGCCAATGTCTCTGGGTTTTCCGACTCAAACAAAGCAATCAATGGAGTCTGTGGTGCCGGCGAACTTGTGGGATCTCTGGATGTTTATGCATTAGACATCACAGGACCAGGTGCCTCCATCGTTCTTAGTTGGGGAGGAAAAACGGTAAAGAATGTATTTGGTGACGACTTTATTGTTTATGACAATAGCTTTCGTATTTCCGATGAAACCAATACCTATGCAATGGACCCATCTGTGATTCAGGTTTCGATTGATGGAGCGAATTACTGTGGATTTAACCCTAGTTATTCGGGAGCAAATGTCAACTTAATGGACAGTTGGACAAAATTCGGTGGACTCCGACCTGTTTACTTCAATATGACAACTAAACCATATTCCAATGAAGATTTATTCATTAATACAGGTGGATTGTTTTTGTTAGGTGGTGGAGACGGTTTCGATTTAGACCAACTTGACCCAGCAGATCCTAATGATATCAATTGTAATGCCGCACTCGTCACCAATATCCAAACGAATGGATTTAAATTTATTAAAATTACATCTGCAAGTTATGTGGATAATCCAGGAAATCCTGGAAACAAATTCCCTTGGCCTCCAGGTAGTTATAATGGAAGCGATATTGATGGTGTGGTGGCCCGAGATATTCAGTAA
- a CDS encoding lysophospholipid acyltransferase family protein — MRLKYGHKKVEIQNDHILRKLNGKSAILISNHIKPRNKFLKAITMPYDAFVIRGVLKRYGIYTTALTSYDSGVSNKGKKRKWLHRKEQMVKGIVKSIDLIPLNRSESDPTTIKDFKRRIGRGNLGIGIFPEGTWYRGFRKSRKLYPGMVVLSKRYNLPIIPLYLDAYNLNKPIRLSVGNPIWEVNDAPETISYIRSELIRLKDKGTSVSVSETTEEMLDDENDGLEISPVG, encoded by the coding sequence ATGCGTTTGAAGTACGGACACAAAAAAGTTGAAATTCAAAACGACCATATCTTACGCAAGTTAAATGGAAAATCTGCCATTTTGATTTCAAATCATATCAAACCAAGAAATAAGTTTTTAAAAGCGATTACTATGCCTTATGATGCCTTTGTGATTCGAGGGGTTCTCAAACGGTATGGAATTTATACTACCGCACTCACTAGTTATGATTCTGGAGTTTCCAACAAGGGAAAAAAAAGAAAATGGTTACACAGAAAAGAACAAATGGTAAAAGGAATTGTAAAGTCAATTGATCTGATTCCACTCAACCGAAGTGAGTCTGATCCAACAACGATCAAAGACTTTAAACGTAGGATAGGGCGTGGCAATTTAGGGATTGGTATTTTTCCCGAAGGCACTTGGTACCGTGGATTTCGAAAAAGTCGAAAATTATATCCAGGTATGGTCGTTTTAAGTAAACGATACAATTTACCAATCATTCCGTTGTATCTTGATGCTTACAATTTAAATAAACCCATTCGATTGTCCGTTGGAAATCCAATTTGGGAAGTAAATGATGCACCCGAAACCATCAGCTACATCCGAAGTGAACTCATTCGTTTGAAAGATAAAGGAACATCCGTTTCAGTTTCAGAAACAACCGAAGAAATGTTAGATGATGAAAACGATGGGTTGGAAATATCTCCAGTGGGTTAG
- a CDS encoding TetR/AcrR family transcriptional regulator, with protein MLEASNKQRRIRNSLSREEIRNVSLLILKEEGLEGLSMRKIANRLGCSVASPYSYYESQIDLVQDLIKSGEDELLSMLKKASAEVEINSAFQQLAAIARAYFNFASNNRELHKVMFVTDYGGVHRKAFPQLPKSYRFFLETVRIGFESGEIPYPKNEYPAIARMMWSWMYGVIVLDMTGMLRKRKGSGNPIEEGISYFQKLLSKKEI; from the coding sequence ATGTTGGAAGCTTCAAACAAACAAAGACGGATTCGCAATAGCCTCTCTCGCGAGGAAATTAGAAACGTTTCTCTCCTAATTTTAAAAGAAGAAGGATTGGAAGGTCTTTCTATGCGAAAGATCGCCAACCGATTGGGTTGTAGCGTAGCCAGTCCTTATTCCTATTATGAAAGCCAAATTGACCTTGTCCAAGACTTAATCAAATCAGGTGAGGATGAGCTCCTCTCAATGTTAAAAAAAGCCAGTGCAGAAGTAGAGATAAACTCAGCCTTCCAACAATTAGCTGCCATTGCCCGTGCATATTTTAATTTCGCAAGTAACAACCGAGAATTACACAAGGTAATGTTTGTTACCGACTACGGCGGAGTACATAGAAAAGCATTTCCTCAATTGCCAAAAAGTTATCGTTTCTTTTTAGAAACTGTTCGCATCGGATTTGAATCCGGCGAAATTCCTTACCCAAAAAATGAATACCCTGCCATTGCACGAATGATGTGGAGTTGGATGTATGGAGTAATTGTTTTGGATATGACTGGAATGCTTCGGAAAAGAAAAGGTTCAGGAAATCCCATTGAAGAAGGGATTTCCTATTTTCAAAAACTTTTGAGTAAAAAAGAAATCTAA